In Fructilactobacillus cliffordii, a single genomic region encodes these proteins:
- the hslO gene encoding Hsp33 family molecular chaperone HslO, with the protein MPNTKDQLVKALTNDQNFRVLAVNATDVVKTAQQAHHLQSTSAVALGRTLVASLLLANSALKGKEGMTIRLNGQGPVGGMLIDADAAGHVKGYVQHPDIDLPRLNDGEIDVAAGVGTDGFLEVLKNLGGTEPYSSSVPLVSGKIGDDFAYYLAKSEQIPSALGVSVEINEQNEVEVAGGYLIQTMPGADEDAIEKLEKRLKTLPGIAITLKEYGNPEHLIDVIFGAENVKILQHLPVSFYCDCSKEKFAQRLAGIGRKDLQEIIDEDHGAEVVCNFCGTKYDFSEDDLVNILNKQAKGGNHE; encoded by the coding sequence ATGCCAAATACAAAAGATCAATTAGTTAAAGCCCTTACGAACGACCAAAACTTTCGGGTTTTAGCTGTGAACGCAACGGATGTAGTGAAAACGGCACAGCAAGCACATCACTTGCAAAGTACCTCAGCGGTAGCGCTGGGACGAACGTTAGTGGCTAGTTTATTGCTGGCCAACTCAGCTTTAAAGGGAAAAGAAGGGATGACAATTCGTTTGAACGGTCAGGGACCGGTCGGCGGGATGTTGATTGATGCTGATGCGGCCGGTCACGTTAAGGGTTATGTTCAGCACCCTGATATTGATCTACCCCGGTTGAACGATGGTGAAATTGACGTCGCTGCTGGAGTCGGTACCGACGGTTTCTTAGAAGTGTTAAAGAACCTTGGCGGTACAGAACCGTATTCTAGTAGTGTGCCGTTAGTGAGCGGCAAAATTGGCGACGATTTTGCTTACTACTTGGCTAAGTCAGAACAGATCCCATCGGCGCTCGGGGTCTCCGTGGAAATTAATGAACAAAATGAAGTGGAAGTAGCCGGTGGTTACCTGATTCAAACAATGCCGGGTGCGGACGAAGATGCGATTGAAAAATTAGAAAAACGCTTGAAGACCCTTCCTGGAATTGCAATCACCTTAAAGGAATATGGTAATCCGGAACACTTGATTGACGTCATCTTTGGTGCAGAAAACGTGAAAATTTTACAACATTTGCCGGTTTCCTTTTACTGTGATTGTTCTAAAGAAAAATTTGCACAACGGTTGGCCGGAATTGGTCGCAAAGACCTGCAAGAAATTATTGATGAGGATCACGGTGCTGAAGTGGTTTGCAATTTCTGTGGCACTAAATATGATTTTTCTGAAGATGATTTAGTAAACATTTTGAACAAGCAAGCAAAGGGTGGCAATCATGAGTAA
- the dusB gene encoding tRNA dihydrouridine synthase DusB, which translates to MSKDRSWEIGNVQIDNPLVVAPMAGVTNSAFRVICKKFGAGLVVCEMISDKGIMFKNQKTLDMTNVEAEEHPMSIQIFGGDQKTLVEAAKFIDQKTAADIIDINMGCPVNKVIKCEAGARWLLNPDKVYEMVSAVTAAVSKPVTVKMRTGWDDDHIYAVQNALAAEKAGASTVAMHGRTREQMYRGHANWEILKEVSDALTIPFIGNGDVTTPQMAKQMLDEVGATAVMMARAVEGNPWILTQMNHYLETGEILPKPGVEEQMTVAKEHLHRLVDLKGEYVGAHQFRGHAPYYLKGLSHSARTKVALTSADTEAEMIQIMDDFVAKTEARQKKRQAAVQG; encoded by the coding sequence ATGAGTAAAGACCGCAGTTGGGAAATTGGAAACGTGCAAATTGATAATCCATTGGTAGTGGCGCCAATGGCAGGAGTTACTAACTCAGCCTTTCGGGTTATCTGTAAGAAATTTGGAGCCGGACTGGTCGTTTGTGAAATGATTTCTGACAAGGGAATCATGTTTAAGAACCAGAAAACGTTGGATATGACCAACGTGGAAGCTGAAGAACACCCCATGAGCATTCAAATCTTTGGTGGAGATCAGAAAACGCTGGTGGAAGCAGCCAAGTTTATTGATCAAAAAACGGCAGCCGATATCATTGACATCAACATGGGGTGCCCGGTAAACAAGGTCATTAAGTGTGAAGCGGGAGCGCGGTGGCTCTTAAATCCGGATAAAGTGTACGAGATGGTGTCAGCCGTAACGGCTGCCGTTAGCAAACCCGTCACGGTCAAAATGCGGACTGGTTGGGATGATGATCATATCTACGCTGTGCAAAACGCACTAGCAGCTGAAAAGGCCGGCGCGTCGACCGTGGCCATGCACGGTCGGACCCGAGAACAAATGTACCGGGGACACGCTAACTGGGAAATTTTGAAGGAAGTTTCAGATGCCTTAACGATTCCATTTATTGGAAACGGGGATGTGACGACTCCGCAAATGGCCAAACAGATGCTAGATGAAGTCGGGGCGACCGCCGTTATGATGGCGCGAGCCGTTGAAGGAAATCCATGGATTCTGACCCAGATGAATCACTACCTAGAAACGGGTGAAATTTTACCCAAACCTGGAGTAGAGGAACAAATGACGGTGGCTAAGGAACATTTGCACCGGCTTGTAGATCTCAAGGGTGAATACGTGGGTGCCCATCAATTCCGAGGGCACGCTCCCTACTACCTCAAGGGGCTGTCGCACTCCGCACGGACCAAGGTTGCACTGACGAGTGCAGATACCGAGGCCGAAATGATTCAAATTATGGATGATTTTGTGGCTAAGACAGAAGCTCGGCAGAAAAAACGCCAGGCGGCCGTACAAGGTTAA
- the glnA gene encoding type I glutamate--ammonia ligase has protein sequence MDKTTEYTPDDIRKMVKDEDVRFLRLMFTDLLGTVKNVEVPISQLEQLLSGKLMFDGSSIDGFVRIEESDMYLQPDLSTWMVFPWGDEHGKVARLTCSVHTADGEQFAGDSRNNLMRVLEEMREMGFSDFNIGPEPEFFLFEMDENGRPTKKLNDQGSYFDLAPMDLAANVRRDMVLELEKMGFNVEASHHEVAPGQHEIDFEYDDAIRAADHIQTFKMVVKTVARRYGLYATFMPKPLNGVNGSGMHMNMSLFDKDGKNAFFDENGDDQLSQTAYYFLGGLLKHAKALTAVCNPTVNSYKRLVPGFEAPVYIAWSGANRSPMVRVPIARGKGTRLELRSVDPSANPYLAVAAILKAGLDGIKNQITPDDPIDRNIYSMDGEELKLDHIQKLPSTLHDALQNYATDDMMKDAMGPHIYQNFLDAKNMEWTAYSQNVSQWERNRYLDML, from the coding sequence ATGGACAAAACAACTGAGTACACCCCAGATGACATTCGAAAAATGGTAAAAGATGAGGATGTGCGCTTTTTACGGTTAATGTTTACTGACTTGTTAGGGACGGTAAAAAACGTGGAGGTTCCGATTAGCCAATTGGAACAACTCCTTTCCGGCAAGCTTATGTTTGACGGTTCTTCAATTGATGGGTTTGTCCGGATTGAAGAAAGTGACATGTACCTTCAGCCAGATTTATCAACTTGGATGGTCTTTCCTTGGGGTGATGAACACGGTAAAGTTGCTCGTTTAACTTGTAGTGTTCACACTGCTGATGGTGAACAATTCGCTGGTGATTCTCGTAACAACCTGATGCGTGTCTTAGAAGAAATGCGCGAAATGGGCTTCAGTGACTTTAACATTGGACCAGAACCAGAATTCTTCCTCTTTGAAATGGATGAAAATGGTCGTCCCACGAAGAAATTAAATGATCAAGGTAGCTACTTTGACTTAGCTCCGATGGACTTAGCTGCCAACGTACGGCGGGACATGGTGCTAGAATTAGAAAAGATGGGCTTCAACGTGGAAGCTTCTCACCACGAAGTTGCTCCTGGCCAACACGAAATTGACTTTGAATATGACGATGCCATTCGGGCGGCTGACCACATTCAAACTTTCAAGATGGTGGTTAAGACGGTTGCTCGTCGTTACGGATTGTACGCAACGTTTATGCCCAAACCATTGAACGGGGTCAATGGATCAGGAATGCACATGAACATGTCTCTCTTTGACAAAGACGGGAAGAACGCCTTCTTCGACGAAAATGGGGATGACCAACTTTCCCAAACTGCTTATTACTTCTTAGGTGGTTTATTGAAGCACGCCAAGGCATTGACGGCGGTCTGCAACCCAACGGTTAACTCATACAAACGACTGGTACCGGGCTTTGAAGCTCCCGTATACATTGCTTGGTCTGGTGCTAACCGGTCGCCAATGGTACGGGTTCCGATTGCTCGGGGGAAAGGAACTCGACTCGAATTACGGAGTGTGGATCCATCTGCTAACCCATACTTAGCCGTTGCTGCTATTTTAAAGGCTGGGTTAGACGGAATTAAGAACCAGATTACGCCGGATGATCCAATTGACCGGAACATTTACAGCATGGACGGCGAAGAATTGAAGTTAGACCATATTCAAAAACTGCCATCCACGTTGCATGATGCTTTACAAAACTATGCTACTGACGACATGATGAAAGACGCTATGGGTCCCCATATTTACCAAAACTTCTTAGATGCGAAGAATATGGAATGGACGGCTTACAGTCAGAACGTTTCACAATGGGAAAGAAACCGTTACCTTGACATGCTCTAA
- the pnuC gene encoding nicotinamide riboside transporter PnuC, protein MWDAVQKTFSWRENAFDLRHLQLATKLLLTINLVIILVVFAISREFTSLIGWLSLAASVFSVINLMLCDEGKITNYSWGIFESLLFLVIDWQNRLIGDLATNLYYLVTQTLGIFWWGKELKQQTQQRFLQPRKLKKWQIGLVITGLVLLYLIVLFFSKRLHGTQIYLDACLLPLSVMGMLLMLGGYRSQWLIWIAWDVVSLIIWYRQFQVLSPASASMLALEVIKLVNGIYGAYRWFGKQPLAS, encoded by the coding sequence ATGTGGGATGCAGTTCAAAAAACCTTTAGCTGGCGGGAGAATGCCTTTGATCTACGTCATTTACAATTAGCGACCAAACTTCTATTAACGATTAACTTAGTAATCATCTTAGTGGTGTTTGCAATTAGTCGGGAATTTACCAGCCTGATTGGGTGGCTCTCGTTAGCCGCTAGTGTTTTTAGCGTGATTAACTTAATGTTGTGTGATGAAGGTAAAATTACAAACTATAGCTGGGGCATTTTTGAATCGCTCTTGTTTTTAGTGATTGACTGGCAAAATCGTTTGATTGGTGATTTAGCGACGAATCTTTATTATCTGGTTACCCAAACCCTGGGGATCTTTTGGTGGGGAAAGGAACTAAAGCAGCAAACGCAACAGCGTTTTTTGCAACCACGGAAGCTAAAGAAATGGCAGATTGGGTTGGTAATTACTGGATTAGTATTGCTTTATTTAATCGTGCTGTTTTTTAGTAAACGGCTACACGGTACGCAGATTTATTTAGATGCCTGTTTGTTACCGTTGAGTGTCATGGGAATGCTTTTAATGCTAGGCGGTTACCGCTCCCAGTGGTTAATTTGGATTGCTTGGGATGTGGTTAGTCTAATCATTTGGTACCGCCAGTTTCAGGTTCTGAGTCCCGCTTCGGCTTCCATGCTGGCGCTCGAAGTGATTAAACTGGTGAACGGAATTTATGGTGCTTATCGGTGGTTTGGCAAACAGCCGCTTGCTAGTTAG
- the ftsH gene encoding ATP-dependent zinc metalloprotease FtsH, translated as MKNNKNGLFRSSLFYIIAFVLAMGVVLFATGGSTSNGPKSQKIESSQFMKDLKSDKVSNFNIESADGIYKVTGQYRKPQKAKVATSGGLPSFTVTKKGLEKSDQASVKVKNFTTTLVKSDSTVKEVNSVAQQHNVKVNAKPTQSSGFWINLIVSVLPLLIFIYLFYMMMKQAGGGAGGPGGVMKVGKTKAKPVESKVRFKDVAGEDEEKQELVEVVEFLKDPKKFTSLGATIPKGVLLEGPPGTGKTLLAKAVAGEAGVPFYSLSGSDFVEMFVGVGASRVRDLFSEAKKSAPAIIFIDEIDAVGRRRGNGMGGGHDEREQTLNQLLVEMDGFSGNEGVIVMAATNRSDVLDPALTRPGRFDRKILVGQPDVRGREAILKVHSKDKPMAKDVDLKEIAKQTPGFVGADLANLLNEAALLAARRNSSEITAADLDEAEDRVIAGPAKRNRVISQHEREVVANHEAGHTIVGLVLNDARVVHKVTIVPRGRAGGYAIMLPKEDQQLLSKKDAMEQIAGMMGGRSAEEIIFDSESSGASNDFQQATQIARAMVTQYGMTDKLGTVALEDPNADPYAAPKYSQETANAIDEEVKHFTDEGHQMAKKIISEHREQHKAIADALLKYETLDEKQILSLYKTGKMPAEDEAPENESETFTEAERKATTKENQEAHELNNEIKHDDDITIHGDDDSNDE; from the coding sequence ATGAAAAATAATAAAAATGGACTTTTTAGAAGTAGTCTGTTTTATATCATTGCTTTTGTGTTAGCGATGGGGGTTGTCCTGTTTGCTACCGGTGGCAGCACCAGCAATGGACCAAAATCCCAAAAAATTGAGTCTAGCCAGTTCATGAAGGACTTGAAGTCCGATAAAGTAAGTAACTTTAACATTGAATCGGCAGATGGAATTTACAAGGTAACCGGACAATATCGGAAGCCCCAAAAGGCTAAAGTAGCCACATCGGGGGGACTTCCTTCATTTACGGTAACCAAAAAGGGATTGGAGAAATCTGATCAAGCTAGCGTAAAGGTCAAGAATTTTACCACGACGTTGGTGAAGAGTGATTCAACCGTTAAAGAGGTTAATAGCGTTGCCCAACAACATAACGTGAAGGTGAACGCAAAACCCACGCAGTCGAGTGGGTTTTGGATTAACCTAATTGTTTCTGTTTTACCCCTGTTAATCTTCATTTACTTGTTTTACATGATGATGAAACAGGCTGGTGGTGGTGCCGGTGGCCCTGGTGGCGTGATGAAGGTCGGCAAGACCAAAGCTAAGCCAGTTGAAAGCAAGGTTCGCTTTAAGGACGTGGCTGGTGAAGATGAAGAAAAACAAGAACTGGTTGAAGTGGTTGAATTCTTAAAGGATCCGAAGAAATTTACTAGTTTGGGAGCTACGATTCCCAAAGGGGTCTTACTAGAGGGACCTCCCGGAACGGGGAAAACTTTACTGGCTAAAGCAGTTGCCGGTGAAGCTGGTGTGCCGTTCTACTCTCTATCTGGTTCTGACTTCGTAGAAATGTTCGTCGGGGTCGGTGCAAGCCGGGTGCGGGACTTATTTTCGGAAGCCAAGAAATCAGCACCAGCAATCATCTTTATTGATGAAATTGATGCAGTAGGCCGTCGCCGTGGGAATGGCATGGGTGGCGGTCATGACGAACGGGAACAGACTTTGAACCAGTTACTGGTGGAAATGGATGGATTCTCTGGAAATGAAGGAGTCATCGTGATGGCTGCTACCAACCGGTCTGACGTTCTTGATCCAGCCTTAACTCGTCCCGGTCGATTTGACCGAAAGATTCTCGTAGGTCAACCAGACGTGCGCGGCCGAGAGGCTATCTTAAAGGTTCATTCCAAAGATAAGCCAATGGCTAAGGACGTTGACTTAAAAGAAATTGCCAAGCAAACGCCTGGTTTCGTGGGGGCTGACTTAGCTAACCTTTTAAACGAAGCGGCCTTGCTAGCGGCACGACGGAATAGTTCTGAAATCACCGCTGCCGACTTAGATGAAGCGGAAGATCGGGTAATTGCCGGACCAGCTAAACGGAACCGGGTCATCAGTCAACACGAACGAGAAGTGGTGGCCAACCACGAAGCCGGTCACACGATTGTGGGGCTGGTCTTAAACGACGCTCGGGTCGTCCACAAGGTTACGATTGTCCCACGGGGTCGCGCTGGTGGGTATGCCATCATGCTCCCTAAAGAAGACCAACAATTGTTGTCTAAGAAGGACGCCATGGAACAAATTGCCGGAATGATGGGGGGCCGGAGTGCTGAAGAAATCATCTTTGATTCCGAATCCTCTGGAGCATCCAATGACTTCCAGCAGGCAACCCAAATTGCCCGGGCTATGGTGACCCAGTACGGGATGACCGATAAACTGGGAACAGTTGCGTTAGAAGATCCGAATGCTGATCCATATGCGGCACCGAAGTACTCGCAGGAAACGGCTAACGCCATCGATGAAGAAGTTAAGCACTTTACCGATGAAGGACACCAGATGGCCAAGAAGATTATTTCGGAACACCGTGAACAACACAAGGCGATTGCCGACGCCCTCTTGAAGTACGAAACGTTAGACGAAAAGCAAATTCTAAGCTTGTACAAGACTGGGAAGATGCCGGCAGAAGATGAAGCTCCTGAAAACGAAAGTGAAACCTTTACGGAAGCCGAACGTAAGGCAACAACAAAGGAAAATCAGGAAGCTCATGAATTGAACAATGAAATCAAACATGATGATGACATCACCATTCATGGCGATGACGATTCTAATGATGAATAG
- a CDS encoding GntR family transcriptional regulator: MALPVYIQIHDDLKAKIERGDWPVGTRLPAERKLALQYRVSRMTLRQAIGTLIDEGLLKRKAGSGTFVTNQKVQEHMSGISSFTETMLSLGKQPSSKTLSYRIVEPTFREAEHLQLDPGERVLRMERLRYGDDEPICLETTVVTARLVSDMSQAEVTKSLYRSLEERWGQSPASAQQYISAILASPEVAEQLQIKPGAPILKLKQISYFSDQQPFEFVETQYAAERFEFYLKQ; this comes from the coding sequence ATGGCACTTCCAGTTTACATCCAAATTCATGACGACCTGAAGGCTAAAATTGAGCGTGGTGATTGGCCGGTCGGAACGCGACTGCCAGCGGAACGTAAATTAGCACTACAGTACCGGGTGAGTCGGATGACACTGCGCCAGGCAATTGGGACGTTGATTGATGAGGGTTTGTTGAAACGGAAGGCCGGCTCCGGCACCTTTGTCACCAACCAGAAGGTGCAAGAACACATGTCAGGGATTTCCAGTTTTACGGAAACCATGTTGTCATTGGGCAAGCAACCCTCCAGTAAGACCTTATCCTATCGGATTGTCGAGCCGACCTTTCGCGAAGCTGAACATTTGCAGCTAGATCCGGGAGAACGGGTCTTACGGATGGAACGACTTCGCTATGGTGATGACGAACCGATTTGCTTAGAAACCACGGTGGTCACGGCCCGCTTAGTCAGCGACATGAGCCAAGCCGAGGTCACAAAATCGTTGTATCGTTCTTTGGAAGAACGGTGGGGGCAGAGTCCAGCTAGCGCCCAACAGTACATTTCGGCAATTTTAGCCAGTCCGGAAGTGGCCGAGCAACTCCAGATTAAACCGGGCGCTCCAATTCTCAAGTTGAAACAGATTTCATATTTCTCCGACCAACAGCCGTTTGAGTTCGTTGAAACCCAGTATGCGGCAGAACGTTTTGAATTTTATCTGAAACAGTAG
- the hpt gene encoding hypoxanthine phosphoribosyltransferase, with translation MNDDIQTILYSEQKIQDACQRLGQQLTRDYQGKKPLVICVLKGAVPFTADLIKQMDLYMDIDFIDVSSYHGGTQSSGDIQMVKDIDEDVSDRDVLLIDDIVDTGHTLAYLKELLKKRGAASVRVCMLMDKPEARQVEGIQADYVGFNVPNEFLVGYGLDYQGKYRNLPYVGILKPEIYQD, from the coding sequence ATGAACGACGATATCCAAACCATTTTGTATAGTGAACAAAAGATTCAAGACGCCTGCCAACGGCTCGGGCAGCAACTGACCCGGGATTACCAAGGCAAAAAACCCTTAGTGATCTGTGTTTTAAAGGGGGCCGTTCCCTTTACGGCAGATTTAATTAAGCAGATGGATTTGTACATGGATATCGACTTTATTGACGTATCTAGTTACCACGGGGGCACGCAGTCCAGTGGTGATATTCAAATGGTGAAAGACATTGATGAAGACGTGTCCGACCGCGACGTCCTCCTGATTGATGATATCGTTGATACCGGGCACACGTTAGCTTATCTGAAGGAACTGCTGAAAAAACGGGGCGCTGCTTCGGTGCGGGTTTGCATGTTAATGGATAAGCCAGAGGCTCGGCAGGTTGAAGGGATACAGGCCGATTACGTCGGTTTTAACGTTCCCAACGAATTTTTGGTGGGCTATGGACTAGACTACCAAGGTAAGTATCGTAATTTACCATACGTGGGAATTTTGAAGCCGGAAATTTATCAAGATTAA
- a CDS encoding MerR family transcriptional regulator — MSEKELRRSLAVLPMGTVMKLTSLTARQIRYYDDSGLVNSERTESNRRLYSLNDIDRILEIKDYLDEGMNIEQIKRVYEKQRLRQSKKQAAKQQSVSDQKVRQYLRKDILKASGLYQNDDSQF, encoded by the coding sequence ATGAGTGAAAAGGAATTAAGACGATCTTTAGCGGTCTTGCCCATGGGAACGGTGATGAAGTTAACGTCACTCACGGCTCGCCAGATTAGATATTACGATGACAGTGGGTTAGTAAACTCGGAACGGACGGAAAGTAACCGCCGTTTGTACTCGTTGAATGATATTGACCGGATTTTAGAAATCAAAGATTATCTTGATGAGGGCATGAATATCGAGCAAATTAAGCGAGTCTACGAGAAACAACGCTTACGCCAATCAAAGAAACAGGCGGCCAAGCAGCAAAGCGTTAGCGACCAGAAAGTGCGTCAGTACTTGCGTAAAGATATCTTAAAGGCCAGCGGCTTATATCAAAACGATGACTCACAATTTTAA
- the lysS gene encoding lysine--tRNA ligase, which translates to MNDQMRVRREKMNELREAGIDPFGHRFKVTALAQPLTDEYDRYSKVELEEKNIQVSIAGRMVAKRGSGKVGFADILDRTGRIQVYVRKDVIGDEEYHIFKRADIGDFLGFTGELIKTDMGQLTVKPNNVTFLSKSLRPLPDKYHGLQNKEQKYRQRYLDLISNRESFDRFQKRAQIIKAIRKYLDDELDFTEVETPVLHQSAGGASARPFITHHNALDIDLYLRIALELHLKRLIVGGMGRVYEIGRVFRNEGMDKEHNPEFTELESYAAYFDFHDVMDETEGIFRSAAKVVSDNGQIEYQGQKVNLDQSFKRIHMVDAIKEVTGVDFWPQMTDDKAKQLADEHHVQYESYWKVGHIINAFFETFVEPTITDPTFVYGHPIEISPLAKKNEEDPRFTDRFELYILGNEYANAFSELNDPIDQRERFEAQVKERENGNDEAQGIDEDYVKALEYGMPPTGGLGIGIDRLVMLLTDAPSIRDVLLFPTMRPEEDPE; encoded by the coding sequence ATGAACGACCAGATGCGGGTGCGTCGGGAAAAAATGAACGAGCTCCGCGAAGCCGGAATCGATCCGTTTGGCCACCGGTTTAAGGTGACAGCGTTAGCCCAACCGTTGACTGATGAATACGATCGATACTCAAAAGTCGAATTAGAAGAAAAGAACATTCAGGTTTCCATCGCGGGCCGAATGGTTGCCAAGCGGGGGAGTGGGAAGGTTGGCTTTGCCGATATTCTCGACCGGACCGGCCGGATTCAGGTTTACGTTCGAAAAGACGTAATTGGTGATGAAGAGTACCACATCTTTAAACGGGCCGACATCGGTGATTTTCTCGGCTTTACAGGCGAATTGATTAAGACAGATATGGGTCAATTAACGGTAAAACCAAACAACGTGACCTTTTTGTCCAAGTCATTACGACCGTTACCAGATAAGTATCATGGTCTACAAAACAAGGAACAAAAATATCGGCAACGGTACTTAGATTTGATTTCGAACCGGGAAAGTTTTGACAGGTTCCAAAAACGGGCCCAAATTATTAAGGCTATTCGCAAATACCTTGATGATGAATTAGATTTTACGGAAGTAGAAACGCCGGTCCTTCACCAATCAGCTGGGGGAGCTTCTGCTCGTCCGTTCATTACTCACCATAACGCGTTAGACATTGATTTATATCTGCGGATTGCGCTGGAATTGCACCTGAAACGGTTGATTGTAGGGGGCATGGGTCGTGTCTATGAAATTGGTCGGGTCTTTCGGAATGAAGGAATGGATAAGGAACACAATCCGGAATTTACCGAATTAGAAAGCTACGCTGCTTACTTTGATTTCCACGATGTGATGGACGAAACGGAGGGAATCTTCCGCAGTGCAGCTAAAGTGGTTAGCGATAACGGTCAGATTGAATACCAAGGTCAAAAAGTGAACTTGGATCAATCTTTCAAACGAATTCACATGGTGGATGCCATTAAGGAAGTAACGGGTGTGGACTTCTGGCCACAAATGACGGATGACAAAGCTAAGCAACTAGCCGACGAACACCACGTTCAATACGAATCGTATTGGAAAGTGGGTCACATCATTAACGCCTTCTTTGAAACCTTTGTGGAACCAACGATTACGGACCCAACCTTTGTGTACGGTCACCCAATTGAAATTTCTCCGCTGGCTAAGAAGAACGAAGAAGATCCGCGCTTTACGGATCGATTTGAACTGTACATCTTAGGGAACGAGTATGCGAACGCCTTTTCTGAATTAAATGATCCAATTGACCAACGGGAACGGTTTGAAGCCCAGGTTAAGGAACGTGAAAACGGAAATGACGAAGCTCAAGGAATTGACGAAGATTACGTTAAAGCCTTGGAATACGGCATGCCGCCTACGGGTGGATTGGGAATCGGAATTGACCGGTTAGTAATGCTCTTGACGGATGCCCCATCCATTCGGGACGTCTTGTTATTCCCAACTATGCGTCCAGAAGAAGATCCCGAATAA
- a CDS encoding peptide MFS transporter, with product MEKKHDVDHAFFGQPKGLQYLAGTEFWERFSYYGMRAILLYYMVAAATQGGLGLSQTTGLSIMSIYGALVYLASVFGGYVSDRILGSRRTVFTGGILIMLGHIALALPMGLVGLFTSIGLITLGTGCLKPNISDMVGNLYSKSDARRDSAFTIFTFAINLGAFIAPFVCGWGASSVSYHFGFSFAAVGMLIGLIFYYYGGKKYLGDDGINPTDPIQRDELAKISLWIIIGLITFAAVLVVMHFMDILTLDSFVSVLSVIALVTPVIYFVIMLRSKKVSKVERSRVWAYIPLFIGAAIFWAIEESGSSILATFALKQTNNHLGWLTINPSWYQSLNPLFIMLYTPLFVWLWTKLGKNQPSTPKKFAYGLFFAGLSFLFMVIPLVLFGTHAMVSPLWLVGSWAIIEIAEMLISPIGLSVTTKLAPKAFGAQMMSMWFLGDAAGQAINSQIARFYTPGNEVGYFAVIGLVAILISIILLFLVKPVEKLMDGVR from the coding sequence TTGGAAAAGAAACACGACGTTGACCATGCCTTCTTTGGTCAACCAAAAGGTTTACAGTATCTAGCCGGAACCGAATTCTGGGAACGGTTTAGTTACTACGGAATGCGAGCCATCTTGCTGTACTACATGGTGGCTGCGGCAACGCAAGGGGGACTGGGGCTCTCACAAACGACCGGTTTGTCGATTATGTCGATTTACGGAGCGTTAGTGTACCTCGCCTCTGTCTTTGGTGGTTACGTTAGTGACCGGATTTTAGGAAGTCGTCGCACCGTTTTTACGGGTGGAATTTTGATTATGTTGGGGCACATCGCCTTAGCATTGCCAATGGGTTTAGTTGGATTGTTTACTTCGATTGGCCTAATTACCCTGGGAACGGGATGCTTGAAACCGAATATTTCTGACATGGTGGGCAATCTCTATTCCAAGTCGGATGCGCGTCGGGATAGTGCCTTTACGATTTTTACCTTTGCCATTAACTTAGGGGCCTTTATTGCTCCGTTTGTCTGTGGTTGGGGTGCTAGTTCAGTTAGCTACCACTTTGGTTTCTCTTTTGCCGCTGTGGGAATGTTGATTGGATTAATTTTCTACTACTACGGTGGGAAAAAGTACCTAGGTGACGATGGCATTAATCCAACTGATCCCATCCAACGGGATGAATTAGCCAAAATTTCACTTTGGATTATCATTGGATTGATTACTTTTGCAGCAGTGCTGGTGGTAATGCACTTCATGGATATTCTGACGCTAGATAGTTTTGTTAGTGTATTGAGTGTGATTGCCCTAGTAACGCCAGTGATTTACTTCGTTATCATGTTACGGAGTAAAAAAGTTAGTAAGGTAGAACGCTCCCGGGTGTGGGCTTACATCCCACTGTTCATCGGAGCAGCCATCTTCTGGGCCATTGAAGAATCTGGATCTAGTATTTTGGCAACGTTTGCCTTAAAACAGACTAACAATCATCTTGGTTGGCTGACGATTAACCCCAGTTGGTACCAGTCGTTAAACCCACTTTTCATCATGCTGTACACGCCACTTTTTGTGTGGTTGTGGACAAAACTGGGAAAGAATCAACCTAGCACACCGAAAAAGTTTGCGTACGGCCTCTTCTTTGCTGGATTATCGTTCCTTTTTATGGTCATTCCACTTGTGCTGTTTGGAACGCATGCGATGGTAAGTCCGCTGTGGTTAGTGGGAAGTTGGGCCATCATTGAAATTGCAGAAATGCTGATTTCGCCAATTGGTTTGTCAGTTACGACGAAGTTAGCCCCGAAAGCTTTTGGAGCGCAAATGATGAGTATGTGGTTCTTAGGTGATGCTGCTGGGCAAGCCATTAACTCCCAAATTGCTCGTTTCTATACGCCGGGCAATGAGGTTGGGTACTTTGCTGTCATCGGATTAGTTGCCATCTTGATTAGTATTATTTTATTGTTCCTTGTTAAACCAGTGGAAAAGCTGATGGACGGGGTTCGTTAA